A region from the Chitinophaga sp. Cy-1792 genome encodes:
- a CDS encoding GIY-YIG nuclease family protein gives MITFGKTIRLFLPDGTTNGLTTAELSNWTGIGIKVPRIKIRDYNARTEFQKPGVYILFGKDGNNEDAAYIGEAEVVAERLAQHIVNKDFWNEAVFFVSKDKYLNKASVKYLESRLYEIAVSAGRFAISQNTPARPELSEAEQAELEEFLSNVRILTASLGYKIFELLIETVEQGTTRQQLFYCKNGAGASSIGSPSTEGFIVYKDSLLLIAAQQSLSESIRLERQKMLSEGILVVEGAFYKLTKDYIFTSSSRAAAATLSRSSSGPIEWKTADGIQLKSFES, from the coding sequence ATGATTACTTTCGGAAAAACAATAAGGCTCTTTTTACCTGATGGAACGACCAATGGATTGACCACTGCAGAGCTTAGTAACTGGACAGGCATTGGTATAAAGGTTCCCCGCATTAAAATCAGGGATTATAACGCACGTACTGAATTTCAAAAACCAGGTGTTTATATTTTATTTGGTAAAGATGGTAATAATGAAGATGCTGCCTATATAGGTGAAGCAGAAGTTGTTGCTGAGCGATTAGCGCAACATATCGTCAATAAAGATTTTTGGAACGAAGCCGTATTTTTTGTTAGCAAGGATAAATATTTAAATAAAGCTAGTGTGAAATACCTGGAAAGCCGGTTGTATGAAATAGCTGTTTCAGCTGGGCGTTTTGCCATCAGTCAGAATACGCCTGCCAGGCCCGAATTGTCGGAAGCAGAACAGGCGGAGTTAGAGGAGTTTCTGTCTAATGTAAGAATACTGACGGCTTCACTTGGTTATAAGATATTCGAATTATTAATAGAAACAGTTGAACAGGGAACTACCAGACAACAACTTTTCTATTGTAAAAATGGTGCTGGTGCCAGTAGCATAGGAAGCCCTTCAACAGAAGGCTTTATTGTTTACAAAGACTCTCTGCTTCTCATTGCAGCACAACAATCCCTTAGCGAGAGTATTCGTCTTGAAAGGCAAAAAATGCTGAGTGAAGGAATATTGGTTGTAGAAGGAGCATTCTATAAACTCACAAAGGATTATATTTTTACTTCTTCTTCGCGTGCAGCAGCTGCAACACTTTCCAGGTCTTCCAGTGGCCCGATAGAATGGAAAACCGCCGATGGAATACAACTAAAATCTTTTGAGAGCTAA
- a CDS encoding LacI family DNA-binding transcriptional regulator, producing MKSKYTTIIDIAKQLNISKSTVSRALTGHPNVKEHTRKAVMELAATMEYQRNSLALGFSKHTTHTVGIMVPEFMSTYFPSVIVGVQDVMQAAGYNVVICQQNESYETEVDNMKLLLSYRVDGIIVSHTKETRNFDHFTLAQRRGVPLVFFNRVPEDMNVPSVIVNDYEAAFQAVEHLIGIGRKRIAHLAGPDALVNSRLRRQGYLDALKKHGIPYNPDLVLSYDLTIEKVKIYMKHFLELETPPDALFAINDPTAIAAMEVVKAKGLRIPQDIAIIGFSNDFSAGLVSPGLTTVAQPTAEIGRTAAEMLLQELNAKVKNDYSIKKAPTTQLATRLIIRESTVAKGK from the coding sequence ATGAAATCGAAATACACGACTATTATCGACATCGCGAAGCAGTTAAACATCTCTAAATCGACCGTTTCGCGGGCACTCACAGGGCATCCCAACGTAAAGGAGCATACACGAAAAGCGGTGATGGAATTGGCGGCCACCATGGAGTACCAGCGGAATTCGCTGGCATTGGGCTTTAGCAAGCATACCACCCATACAGTAGGCATTATGGTGCCAGAGTTTATGTCTACCTACTTCCCGAGTGTAATTGTAGGTGTGCAGGATGTAATGCAGGCTGCAGGTTATAATGTGGTCATCTGCCAGCAAAATGAATCTTATGAAACAGAAGTCGATAACATGAAGTTATTACTCTCCTATCGCGTAGACGGGATTATCGTTTCCCATACCAAAGAAACCAGGAACTTCGACCATTTCACGCTGGCACAACGAAGAGGCGTGCCGCTGGTATTTTTCAACCGCGTGCCGGAAGACATGAACGTACCCAGTGTTATTGTAAATGATTATGAGGCCGCCTTCCAGGCAGTAGAGCACCTGATCGGCATTGGACGTAAACGTATTGCCCACCTGGCAGGACCCGATGCACTGGTAAACTCAAGGCTCCGCAGACAAGGCTACCTCGACGCACTCAAAAAACATGGTATCCCCTATAATCCAGACCTGGTATTATCCTATGATCTTACTATAGAAAAAGTAAAAATCTACATGAAACATTTCCTGGAGCTGGAAACGCCACCGGATGCGCTCTTTGCCATCAACGACCCTACCGCTATCGCAGCCATGGAAGTAGTGAAAGCAAAAGGACTACGCATCCCGCAGGATATTGCCATCATCGGCTTCAGCAATGATTTTTCTGCCGGCCTGGTATCACCCGGACTCACCACCGTCGCACAACCCACGGCAGAAATAGGCCGGACAGCAGCGGAAATGCTGCTGCAAGAGCTAAATGCAAAAGTGAAAAATGATTATAGTATTAAGAAAGCACCAACAACGCAACTGGCTACGAGGTTGATAATCAGGGAATCGACGGTAGCGAAGGGGAAGTAA